A single genomic interval of Zingiber officinale cultivar Zhangliang chromosome 4A, Zo_v1.1, whole genome shotgun sequence harbors:
- the LOC121969097 gene encoding probable methionine--tRNA ligase: MQNRKVCVLCNLKPATMRGIKSQAMVLAASNDDHTKVELVDPPSSAKVGERVTFLGYSGEPNSVLNAKSKVWEKLQVDLQSNKEWLPVIRMCLSQHLLVFVKFHLSQMEP, translated from the exons ATGCAG AATCGGAAGGTTTGTGTCCTTTGTAACTTGAAGCCTGCAACCATGAGGGGCATTAAGTCACAAGCAATGGTCTTGGCTGCATCAAACGATGACCACACAAAG GTTGAGTTAGTTGATCCACCATCATCAGCCAAGGTTGGTGAACGAGTGACCTTTCTGGGATACTCAGGCGAACCAAACAGCGTCTTAAACGCCAAGAGCAAAGTTTGGGAGAAGCTGCAGGTTGATCTGCAGTCTAATAAAGAGTGGTTGCCTGTTATAAGGATGTGCCTTTCACAACATCTGCTGGTGTTTGTAAAGTTTCATCTATCACAAATGGAGCCATAA